The genomic DNA TTGCCTTCGAGCTGCGTCGCGCACTGCAGCAGCAGGAGTTGCGCGTTCATTACCAACCGGTACACGACTTGGCGAGTAGCCGTCTGGTCGGTGTCGAGGCGCTGGTGCGCTGGGAGCATCCCACGCGGGGGCTGGTGTCGCCGGCCGAGTTCATTCCCATCGCCGAGCGAACCGGTCTGATTGCCCAGATCGATGCCTGGGTTATGGACCAGGCCTGCCGGCAGATGTGTCGGTGGCAGCAGGCGGGCGTGGCGTTGGCGTTCGTCGCGGTCAACGTCTCGAGTCGGCTGTTTGCCCATCGTGAGTTGTATGAGCAGGTCGCGCAGGTGTTGCACGACACGGGCCTGGATCCGGCCTGCCTGGAATTGGAAGTGACGGAAAGCGCGGTGATGGAAGACCCGGAGGTGGCGCTGGAGCAGATGCATCGCCTGCGGGAGTTGGGCGTGCGCCTGGCCATCGACGATTTCGGCACGGGTTATTCGTCGTTGCTGCGGCTTAAGCGTTTGCCGGTGCAGAAGCTGAAGATCGATCAGGGTTTTGTCGCGGGGTTGCCGTGGGATGAGGATGATGCGGCGATCGTCCGGGTGATCATTGCCTTGGCCCACAGCATGGGTATGCAGGTGCACGCCGAGGGCATCGAGCAGCGTGAGCAGGCGGTGTTTTTGCTTGGACTGGCGTGTGAGTTGGGGCAGGGTTACTGGTTTGGCCGGCCGATGGTGGCGGCGCAGTTGGATTGGGATCGGGCGCCGGTTATTGCTTGATCGTCCGTGGTATTGGTGTTGGTCGAGTACATATCCGTTGCTGCGGTAACGGCGGCTTAGGGTTCCGCCCTTACGGCCATCCCTTTCAAGGTCTTTTCGTTTTGGCGGCCTTGATTACCCGGTCCGTTGAAACATGTGCATCCGCAGTGCCTTGCACCCATGTTTTGGGTTTAGGCACCTTGGGGCCCCGGGATTTTTCGCAACTTGTTTTGGTTGGATGTTTCTGGCCAGTTCCAACAGCGCTGGGCCAGTTTTCCAGAGGTATGACGGGAAGACATTCCGAGGGCAGCGCAATTTGCAGGCCTTCATAACCCTGGACCTGAACCGCCAAGGATAGGTTGAGGCTTCCAGCCGTCAGGCTGGGAAGCCTGCTGGGCTTGCTCGACGCTTCGTTTGAGTACGGCAGGACGTTGTAGGCCAACACCGCAGTAGCGAACCCGAGCAACGCAGCCTTTGGGCTACCAAGGGTTTCGATTTCACTCTCCAGGATTGTTTCCAGTCGCTGGAACATGCCTTCAATGCTCCAGCGGCGGCGATAGAGTTCCGCGATCTGCTGCGCGCTGACGCTTTCAGGCAGGTTGCTCCAGAACATCAAGCTGCTGTCACCCGAGTCTGTTGGCGAATGAAGCGTCAGTTCGACACGCCGACACTGATAACCGCCTCTGACCTGAATGATCTGCTCACGCACAGTGCCCGCGTCCACAGGCACGGGTTCTTGCCAATGCCCCTCTTGAATCAAGCGTGGATGCTTGGCTTGTTGACGAATGACAAAGGAGGTTTTGACCTGTTCGCAAGCCTCCATGACCGGGAGCGTGCAATAGAGTCGATCAGCCAGCCACACCTGGCCCGGCTCGGCATCCGCCAAGAGAGGCAGCACGCAAACACGCTCGCTTGCGTAGGCATCTTCACATGCCTGCAGGTCGATGACTTGATCCAGGTCGGGGTCGTAGACAACCACCGAAAACCCGGGCCGAGCGGCGCCGCGCTCGTGGCGTAAAGCCCCCAGTCGTTTCTCAGTGGATGCCAAGTGATTACCGTCCACCACCCGAACCTGCCAACCCGGCAACATCGTCGTGCAACCCAACTCCTTGATGGTTGGAGCCAGGCGCTGCGCACAGCCCGTGACCAGGGCGCGCAACAAAGCTGGCTCGGTACGACTGATCTTGTCGTAGAGGGCCGCCAGGCTGACAGGAAGATCTTCCAGTTGCCGCGCCGCGGCGTGCAGGGATGGCTTCAAACCCAATGAAACAAGGGACATCAGCTTGATGATGGTCGAGAACAGTAGCTCACGAGAATACTGCCGTTGCCGATGTTCTTCGAAAACCTGATCGACCCACTCAGGAGCAATAGCGTGCTCCAGCGCCAATTTGGCCATAACGCTGGCAGGTGCTTTTTTCTCGAAACGCTCCAGAACATCGGCCCACATCGTTCGGGTATCCCTGATAGAAACTTCAGGGGATTTTACCTAAGACCTTGAAAGGGATGGCCCTTACGGCGGGTCACTTTTGAAGAGCCCGGAAGCCGGCCCAGTCAAAAGTAACCAAATGTATGGTCAGCCCATCTCCTGCAACCACGGGCGATGAGCGGTAAAGCATGCTTGCACTAATGTATCCGGGCTCCTAGTCGGCAATTTGCCGCCTGGCCCTTGATGAGTAGTCGCTCCTGCCTGTCCTTGAAAAACGCTTCAGCTTCGAAAGCTGTTTTGCTTACCAGGTTCTCAGGCAGGATTTGAGCTGTTTATCGTCATCATCGCTGTCGTCGCAAAAGCCGGTAGTGTGGGTTTCGGTCAAGCCCTGGACTGGGTGTTGTAGCTTCCTCCGTGAACTAAAACGGCCCACACGATTCTTGCCAACTTATTGGCTAGGGCGCAGGCGACCTTGTTTGGATGTTTTCGTGTCAGCAAGTCCCTGCACCAACTTCCCAGAGCATCATTGCGCTTGTCGATGCGCACCAGGACCGCCCGAGAGCCTTGAACCATCAGCTTTCGAAGGTATTTATCACCTCGCTTACTGATGTTCAAAAGGACTGTTGATCACCCGTTGAATACTGCCTCGGCACCAGGCCCAATGAAGCGGCGAAGTCTCGCGCTGAGCGAAAATTGGAAGCGTCCCCGATGTCGGCCAGCAGCGCACTAGCGATGATTGGGCCGATGCCGGGGATGCTCATCAGCCGGGTTCCCGCGTCATCAGCACCCACCTGCTCTTTAATCGTACGATCAACCGCCTTGATTTCGTCGGTGAGCCGTTTGGTCTCTTCTGCCAAATGCTCAATGAAGTCCTTCAACTGTTGCGGCAAGTCTGCGGCCGGGTCGTCCAAAATTTGATGAATCTGATTCATCGCAGCTTTTGTCGCAGGTAACTCAATTCCGAACTCAAGCAAGAACCCGTGAATGCGATTGATTGTTTGAGTCCTCTGGACGATTAAGGCTTCGCGAAGACGATGTTGCGTCGATAGAAGCTGTTGCTCAACAGTCTTGATGGCAACGTAGTGTGTCCTGGGACGGGAGGCAGCTTCGCAGATGGCCTCAGCGTCGATGTAGTCGTTTTTATTGCCTCTGACGTAGGGTTTCACATGCTGCGGGGCAATCAATTTCACTTGATGGCCGAAGGATCTGAGCTTCCTTGCGAGCCAGTGTGAACCGCCGCATGACTCCATCACTATGGTGCAGGGTTCGAGCTTTGCAGCGAACTCAAGTAGCCGCTTACGATTGAATTTTTTGCGTAGGACTTCCTTGCCTTTGGCGTCGTGCCCTACGAGATGGAAGGTGTGTTTCCCGATATCCAGGCCGATTAGCTTCAAGGGTTCCATGAGAGGTCTCCTTCAGGTAAGTGAGAGCCCCGGTCAGTTTAGATTTACCGGGACTCCCACACGGGCTGACCATCTCATTAACGCTCCTGCCCCACCACTCGGCACCTCGCCCTAGGCTCGGTGTGCCCTCACTCCGGCATTGCTCCGTGGGCCCGCCGCGAAGGGCCATCCATGGCCCAGCGCGGCTATCCCGGCATCCATGCCGGGATGCCCACTCCACAATGCCTGCGTTCGGCCATCGTGGTTGACGGGGCGCTGAGATCAACGTCCACCCCACCACGAGGCGGCCTGAGAGCCGACCTGGTTCTTGGGGAGACCGCGTTCCCCCTGTGGGAGCGGGCTTGCTCGCGAAGGCGGCCTTACAGTCGGCCTATCTGTACCCCGATCCAACTGTGGGAGCGAGCTTGCTCGCGATGGGGCCGTATCAGCTTGCATCGATAGTGCCTGATACACCGCCATCGCGAGCAAGCTCGCTCCCACAGTTGTTTTGTGTCGACTGCTATATCCGCGACAACCCACTTCCCCTGTGGAGCGAGCTTGCTCGCGATGGCGCCGGCTCAGCCTGCATCAATGCAATGCTTTACACCCTTGGTGCCAGGCGCCGCCGCCTCCTTTGTTTCCAAATGATCCAACGCCCGCTCAACCAACAACTGCACCCCATCGGCCATGCGGCTGATCGCCAGGGCGATGCAGCGGCGTGAGTCGTCCACGTCGTCAGCCAGGTCGGCGGCGATGGTGCTGATGGAGAGCAGGTCTTCGGAGGCGTTGGCGAGCAGGGTTTCGGTGTCTATGTGGGGGGACACGATGAAGAGTTGGTTTTTGTCAGGTTCGGGCGGTGAGGCGGGCTTGGGGTTGAGGTAGTAGTCGAGGGCGCGGGTGGCGGCGTCATCGAGCTTTTTTTCTTCCTGCGCTTGGACGCGGGATTTGTGGCCGCTTTGCGGCGGATTCGGTGAATGCTTGACCATATTTATGTACCAGAGTTGGAGTCGCCATCCTTTCGCTTGCATTCGAAGAGGTGGCAACTGTACGTAGGTGTGCAAGACCGGTCCGGTACCGCCGGCAGACCCGAAGGTCTCCCACGCACAATTGCCATAACGGACGCGAGCATAAAAAAATGCTCGGTCAATAGCCATAAGCAATTACGTACCAGTCCGGACTTGCACGTCCGTGTCACCGTTTTTTGCGATGACGCACAGAGGTTAGCGGCGCTCGGGAACGCTGCCTAGTTCATGAACAGCCCTGCGTCGTGAAGGAAATATCCGAGGGTTTGGCAGGGAAAAAGCCCCCCAATTACCTCTGCCGTAGGACGTCGGCTACGTTTCGTGATTTTGGTTATATAAAAATTCTTAAATAGTCTTTTTAAGAATATCTGCGCTTATCTAGTATTGCTCCCACGCCGCAAGCAGTGCCGCCCACTGCCAGGCATTCATTCAAAGGAGCAGCAGCATGAGCGCATCTCTACGTAGCGTTGACGGCCAGGACGAAGCAACCATCTTGCGCGAGATCCAGAGCGCGTTGCGCGATCTGCGCTTTGGGGCAGTGGAAATCACCGTGCACAACGCCCAGGTGGTCCAGATCGAACGCAAGGAAAAATTCCGGCTGCAACAACCCAGTCATAAGCCGTCTTGAAAAACAGAAGATCGCAGCCTTCGGCAGCTCCTACAGGGGGGACTTGATGTAGGTGCTGTCGAAGGCTGCGATCTTTTTCAACAAGCCAAACGAATTTTCAGAAGCCATAAGAAAACCAGAATTCCAGGAGCTTTCACCATGTCGTCCATTCGTCGTTATGCCCTGGCCGCGCTGGCCAGTGCTGTTTTTGCAGGTTCCGCCGTCGCCAAGGATTACGAGCTGCTCAACGTGTCCTACGACCCGACGCGCGAGCTTTACCAGGATTACAACGCCGAATTCGTCAGCTTCTGGAAGAAAGCGCACCCGGACGACAGCGTGAAGATCCAGCAGTCCCACGGTGGTTCGGGCAAGCAAGGCCGTGCGGTGATCGATGGTCTGCGGGCCGACGTGGTGACCTTGGCCCTGGCCGGCGACATCGATGAAATCGCCAAGCTGGGCAAGTCGCTGCCAGCGGACTGGCAAACACGCCTGCCGGACGCGAGCACGCCTTACACGTCCACCATCGTGTTCCTGGTGCGCAAGGGCAATCCCAAGGGCATCAAGGATTGGGGCGATCTGATCAAGAATGACGTGTCGGTCATCACCCCGAACCCGAAGACCTCCGGCGGTGCGCGCTGGAACTTCCTCGCTGCCTGGGCCTACGGCCTGAAGGCCAACGGGGGGGACGAGGCCAAGGCCAAGGAATACGTGCAGGCGTTGTTCAAGCACGTGCCGATCCTCGACACCGGTGCCCGTGGCTCGACCATTACCTTCGTCAACAACGGTCAGGGCGACGTATTGCTGGCCTGGGAAAACGAAGCCTTCCTGGCGCTCAAAGAAGACGGTGGCGCCGATAAGTTCGACATCGTCGTGCCGTCGCTGTCGATCCTCGCCGAGCCGCCGGTGGCGGTGGTGGACAAGAACGCCGAGAAAAAGGGTAATGCCGAGATCGCCGAGGCATACCTCAAGCACCTGTACAGTCCGGCCGGCCAGGAAATCGCCGCGAAAAACTACTATCGCCCGCGTGACAAGGACGTGGCCGCCAAGTACGCCCGGCAATTTCCGAAGGTGGAACTGGTGACCATTGACAAGGACTTCGGTGGCTGGAAAAACGCGCAGCCGAAGTTCTTTAATGATGGCGGCGTGTTCGACCAGATCTATCAGGCGCAGTAAGCTGAAACACGCCTGAATAAGCTGATTACAGTTGCAAAGCTAAAGCCGGACACCGAATTTGTGGTGAGGGGATTTTGTGGGAGCAAGGCTTGCCCGCGATGGATGCGATGCGGTCGTTCAGCAACCGAGTCGCCTCTATCGCGGGCAAGCCTTGCTCCCACACAGTCTTGCTTCCATGTTTAGTGTTTTTAACCAAGGACCTTTATGTCGCGTCGCATATCCCCCGTCATACCCGGCTTCGGGCTGACGCTGGGCTACACCCTGGTGTACCTCAGTCTGATTGTGCTCATACCCCTGGCGGCGATGTTCGTGCATGCCGCCCAACTCACCTGGGAGCAGTTCTGGGCGATCATCTCGGCGCCGCGGGTGCTGGCGGCCTTGAAGCTCAGCTTCGGCACCGCGCTGTACGCCGCGATCATCAACGGCGTGATCGGTACGCTGCTGGCCTGGGTGCTGGTGCGCTACACCTTCCCCGGCCGCAAGATCATCGACGCGATGATCGACCTGCCGTTCGCCCTGCCCACCGCCGTGGCCGGTATTGCCCTGACGGCGTTGTACGCGCCGACCGGTCTGGTTGGTCAGTTCGCCACCGACCTGGGCTTCAAGATCGCCTACACGCCGCTGGGCATCACCCTGGCGCTGACCTTCGTGACGCTGCCGTTCGTGGTGCGCACGGTGCAGCCGGTGCTGGCCGATATTCCCCGTGAAGTCGAAGAGGCGGCCGCCTGCCTCGGTGCCAAGCCGTGGCAGGTGTTCCGCCACATCCTCGTGCCGGCGTTGTTGCCGGCCTGGTTGACCGGCTTCGCCCTGGCCTTTGCCCGTGGCGTGGGCGAGTACGGCTCGGTGATTTTCATCGCCGGCAACATGCCGATGAAAACCGAGATCCTGCCGCTGCTGATCATGGTCAAGCTAGACCAATACGACTACACCGGCGCCACCTCCATCGGCGTGCTGATGCTGGTGGTTTCCTTCGTCCTGTTGCTGCTGATCAACCTGCTGCAGCGGCGCATCGAAACCCCATAAGGAGGCGCGAACATGTCCCAATCGTCTATTTCCGCAGCCTCCACCAACGCCGCCCGTCGCGGCAGTGCAACGTCGCGGCGCGTGTTGATCGGTCTTGGCTGGCTGATTTTTGCGCTGTTTTTGCTGTTTCCGCTGTTCATCGTGGTGTCCCAGGGCCTGAAGCTCGGGCTGGGGGCGTTCTTCACCGCGATCTTCGAACCCGACGCGTTGTCAGCACTGAAGCTCACGGTGATCGCCGTGCTGATCTCGGTGCCGCTGAACCTGGTGTTCGGTGTCAGCGCCGCATGGTGCGTGAGCAAGTATTCATTCCGTGGCAAGAGCATGCTGGTGACGCTGATCGACCTGCCGTTCTCGGTGTCGCCGGTGATCGCGGGCCTGGTCTACGTGCTGATGTTCGGCGCCCAGGGCCTGTTCGGGCCGTGGCTGTCGGATCACGACATCCAGATCGTGTTCGCGCTGCCGGGCATCGTCCTGGCGACCATCTTCGTCACCGTGCCGTTCGTGGCCCGTGAGTTGATCCCGCTGATGCAGGAACAAGGCACCCAGGAAGAAGAGGCCGCGCGCCTGCTGGGCGCCAATGGCTGGCAGATGTTCTGGCATGTCACCGTGCCGAACATCAAGTGGGGCCTGATCTATGGGGTGGTGCTGTGTACCGCCCGGGCCATGGGCGAGTTTGGCGCGGTGTCGGTGGTGTCCGGGCACATTCGCGGGGTGACCAACACCCTGCCGCTGCACGTCGAGATCCTCTACAACGAATACAACCACGTGGCCGCGTTCGCTGTGGCGAGCCTGTTGCTGATCCTGGCGCTCTTCATCCTGCTGCTCAAGCAGTGGAGCGAAAACCGAATCAACCGCCTGCGCGCCAGCGCCGCGGAGGAATAAGTCATGTCGATCGAAGTTCGTAACGTCAGCAAGAATTTCAACGCCTTCAGGGCCCTGGACGAGATCAGCCTGGACATCCAGAGCGGCGAGCTGGTGGCGCTGCTCGGCCCGTCGGGTTGTGGCAAGACCACCTTGCTGCGGATCATCGCCGGCCTCGAAACCCCGGACCAGGGCAGCATCGTGTTCCACGGCGAGGATGTGTCCGGCCACGACGTGCGGGATCGCAACGTCGGTTTCGTGTTCCAGCACTACGCCTTGTTCCGCCACATGACGGTGTTCGACAACGTCGCCTTTGGCTTGCGCATGAAGCCGAAGAATCAGCGCCCGAACGAAAGCCAGATCGCGACCAAGGTCCACGAACTGCTGAACATGGTGCAACTGGATTGGCTCGCCGACCGTTACCCGGAGCAGTTGTCCGGCGGCCAGCGCCAGCGTATAGCCCTGGCCCGCGCCTTGGCGGTGGAGCCCAAGGTGTTGTTGCTGGATGAACCCTTCGGCGCCCTCGACGCCAAGGTTCGCAAGGAATTGCGCCGTTGGCTGGCGCGGCTGCACGAGGACATCAACCTGACCTCGGTGTTCGTGACCCACGACCAGGAGGAGGCCATGGAAGTCGCCGACCGGATCGTGGTGATGAACAAGGGCGTGATCGAGCAGATCGGCTCGCCGGGAGATGTCTACGAAAACCCGGCCAGCGATTTTGTGTACCACTTCCTCGGTGACTCGAACCGCCTGCACTTGGGTGAGGACCGGCATGTGC from Pseudomonas beijingensis includes the following:
- a CDS encoding DUF6124 family protein, which gives rise to MVKHSPNPPQSGHKSRVQAQEEKKLDDAATRALDYYLNPKPASPPEPDKNQLFIVSPHIDTETLLANASEDLLSISTIAADLADDVDDSRRCIALAISRMADGVQLLVERALDHLETKEAAAPGTKGVKHCIDAG
- the oscA gene encoding sulfur starvation response protein OscA; translated protein: MSASLRSVDGQDEATILREIQSALRDLRFGAVEITVHNAQVVQIERKEKFRLQQPSHKPS
- a CDS encoding sulfate ABC transporter substrate-binding protein — its product is MSSIRRYALAALASAVFAGSAVAKDYELLNVSYDPTRELYQDYNAEFVSFWKKAHPDDSVKIQQSHGGSGKQGRAVIDGLRADVVTLALAGDIDEIAKLGKSLPADWQTRLPDASTPYTSTIVFLVRKGNPKGIKDWGDLIKNDVSVITPNPKTSGGARWNFLAAWAYGLKANGGDEAKAKEYVQALFKHVPILDTGARGSTITFVNNGQGDVLLAWENEAFLALKEDGGADKFDIVVPSLSILAEPPVAVVDKNAEKKGNAEIAEAYLKHLYSPAGQEIAAKNYYRPRDKDVAAKYARQFPKVELVTIDKDFGGWKNAQPKFFNDGGVFDQIYQAQ
- the cysT gene encoding sulfate ABC transporter permease subunit CysT, giving the protein MSRRISPVIPGFGLTLGYTLVYLSLIVLIPLAAMFVHAAQLTWEQFWAIISAPRVLAALKLSFGTALYAAIINGVIGTLLAWVLVRYTFPGRKIIDAMIDLPFALPTAVAGIALTALYAPTGLVGQFATDLGFKIAYTPLGITLALTFVTLPFVVRTVQPVLADIPREVEEAAACLGAKPWQVFRHILVPALLPAWLTGFALAFARGVGEYGSVIFIAGNMPMKTEILPLLIMVKLDQYDYTGATSIGVLMLVVSFVLLLLINLLQRRIETP
- the cysW gene encoding sulfate ABC transporter permease subunit CysW — its product is MSQSSISAASTNAARRGSATSRRVLIGLGWLIFALFLLFPLFIVVSQGLKLGLGAFFTAIFEPDALSALKLTVIAVLISVPLNLVFGVSAAWCVSKYSFRGKSMLVTLIDLPFSVSPVIAGLVYVLMFGAQGLFGPWLSDHDIQIVFALPGIVLATIFVTVPFVARELIPLMQEQGTQEEEAARLLGANGWQMFWHVTVPNIKWGLIYGVVLCTARAMGEFGAVSVVSGHIRGVTNTLPLHVEILYNEYNHVAAFAVASLLLILALFILLLKQWSENRINRLRASAAEE
- a CDS encoding sulfate/molybdate ABC transporter ATP-binding protein, translated to MSIEVRNVSKNFNAFRALDEISLDIQSGELVALLGPSGCGKTTLLRIIAGLETPDQGSIVFHGEDVSGHDVRDRNVGFVFQHYALFRHMTVFDNVAFGLRMKPKNQRPNESQIATKVHELLNMVQLDWLADRYPEQLSGGQRQRIALARALAVEPKVLLLDEPFGALDAKVRKELRRWLARLHEDINLTSVFVTHDQEEAMEVADRIVVMNKGVIEQIGSPGDVYENPASDFVYHFLGDSNRLHLGEDRHVLFRPHEVSLSRSELEDHHAAEVRDIRPLGATTRVTLKVEGQSELIEAEVVKDHDSLVGLAKGETLFFKPKVWQKVSNL